The genomic segment CTATACGCCGAAGTCAAAGAGCGCATTGCCGACATGAACAATTACCTGGAGGCTGACAGCCTGCGCCGCCAGGCCAACACCGTGGTGCGCCTGACAGTGGTCACCATCCTGGGTTTGATAGGCACCATCACTACGGGCTTTTTGGGCATGAACCTGTTGGCCGAGGCGGATGCCCCTGTGTCCCGCAAGGTGCTGGTGTTTGCCATCGTGTTTGTGGTCACCATCGCGCTCACGGTATACACCATGGCCAAGTCCAAGCGCTTGTCAGATTTTCTGGATGTGCTGTCCGAAGAGCGCGTGGGCCCATGGACCAAGCTGAAGGCCTTCGCCGCCATTTGGTCGCGGGATCGCGACCGCGATTGACCGGGCACCGCGGGCTGATATGCTATCAAAAAAGTAGCTACTCGCGCATATTCCACCTACGCTACAGGCCTATTTGGAACATGGTGTTCGTATTGGCCAGTATTTAGGGTGCTTTAGATCCAAACTTGGAGCAATCGCACCCTGGACGCGATGAAGAGTTTCAGATAGTTGCAATAGACATCTCCAAAGGTCTCTGCAAATCACCACCTCATGAAGGGTGGTGGTGACAGCGGATGCTTGGCGAACCAACCCCCGGCAGCTTTGATCAGCATCTTGTGAAAGCCTGCATTGGGGAACTGGCGTTTTACGTTCGCAAAGTAGCGCCTGGGCACGCCACCCAAGATCAGCCCGAGAGAAAAGTCGGCCAAGTCTGCTCGCCTGAAGACCTCCAGCAGTGGATACTTTTCGGCCAGGTCGCCCTTGATTGCGCGCACCTTGTGGTGCAGGTCAATGAGCAAGGTGATCTCCTCCTCCCATTCACCCAGATGATGGGCATGGAGGTATGCAACTGCTTCCCGGATCGAGGGCGGCAGGTAGTCGACGGTATGGTCAGACCAAATGCCGATGTCATGGTGACAGGCGGCGATGATGAGTTTCTCGCGATCTTCGCAAGTGCACGGCGCCAGCGCAAAGCAGCAGTGCAGCATGCGATACACGTGGTTTTTGTATCCGTCGAAATCAGGGCCTATGCGGGTTCGCCACGGTTGGAGAATTTGCTCAACCAAAGGTAGCGCCGGGTAGACCGTGGTTTCATATTTCATGGAGCCCTCAACAAGTTTCTGTGTTGGCCGGAATTTTGTCGAGGGAAGCTGCTGTTGCTAAGTGGCTCGTTTGACAATGATCAGTAAGATTGGGCCAATATGCCGAAACCTGAAACTACTACCGATTCGATCGCAGTCGTTGCATTCGATCGGATCAGCCCCTTTCACTTGGCCACACCGTGCGTGGTGTTCGGCGAGAGTCACCCGGGTTGTCCGCCGATCGACTTCAAAGTCTGTGCCGCTGAGTCAGGCAGGCTGCGCACGTCTGCAGGTTTTGATATCGACGTTCGTTATGGGCTGTCGGCACTGCAACATGCCGCGACCATCATCGTGCCCAGTTGGCGTGATGTCGCAGAAAGTCCTCCGAAGTCACTGCTCAAAGCCTTGAATGTTGCGCACGAGCGCGGCGCGAAGATTGTGGGCCTTTGCTTGGGCGCATTTGTCTTGGCTGAAGCGGGTTTGCTGGACGGGCGCAAGGTAACGACCCATTGGGCCTATGCCAAAGACTTTGGTGCGCGGTATCCCGCGGTTCAATTGGATGCCGATGTGCTCTATGTGGAAGATCGTGGAGTGGTCACCTCTGCCGGCACGGCAGCGGGGCTCGACTGTTGCCTGTACCTGCTGCGTCAAATGCATGGCTCACAAGTGGCCAATAGTGTGGCCAGGCGTTTGGTAGTTTCTCCGCACCGGCAGGGTGGACAGGCTCAATTCATCGAGCAACCCATTCCCATTACTCCCGCAAATTCCCGCCTCTCTGATTTGTTTGACTGGATTCGTGAGAACCTTCACCTCGCTCACACCGTAGACGCCCTCGCTGAGCGCACCTTCATGAGCCGGCGAACCTTTACCCGGCAGTTCAAGCAGCTTACGGGCATGGGTGTTTTGTCGTGGTTGCTGTCTGAGCGGCTGGCTTATGCCCAGCGGCTTTTGGAGTCCACCGGCGGATCCATGGAGTTTGTTGCAGAGCGAGCGGGATTCGGGTCCGTCGAGTCACTGCGATTGCACTTCCGCCGTCAATTTGGAATTGCACCGACGGAATGGAGAAAGCAATTTCGATTCTCAGAAAGAAACTGAGGGAGTGCCTTGCCCGGTTTATTCCGTCAAAAATGGCGGTTTATGCCAAACCAGATTAGCCTGAAAATTCCAACGTCACATTCCTGAGAGTCGAGTTCACACCATGTACATCCCCGATCACTTTGCTATCAAAAGCGCTGACGTCATGCACAAGATCATCCAAGCGCACCCGCTCGGGGTTCTGGTCACTATGACGCCTGAAGGGTTGGATGCGAACCATATTCCGTTTGAACTCCACGCCGAGCGCGGTGTGCTCACCGCCCATGTGGCGCGGGCCAATCCTGTCTGGCAGCAATGCAAAGACGGTGCAGACGTACTGGTGATTTTTCGCGCGGATGAGGGCTACATCTCCCCCAACTGGTACCCCAGCAAACACGAAACACACCGGTTAGTGCCGACCTGGAATTACGAGGTGGTGCATGTTCACGGGCGGCTGGCGGTGCAGGACCAAGAGAAATTCGTACGCGGTGTGGTGGGTCGGCTCACACGTACCCACGAGGCCACAGAGCCCAAGCCCTGGAAGATGGGGGACTCCGCCCCCGAGTTCATCGACGGAATGCTCAAAGCGATTGTGGGGATAGAGATCACCATCACCCGCATGGAGGGCAAAGCCAAACTGAGCCAAAACCGGGAAGACCGCGACCGGCTCCATGCAGCAGATGAGTTGGTCCGCCAAGGTCACGCGGAATTGGCGCAAGCCATGCGCTCAGCCAAGTAAATCAAGCGCTTGCGCCCAGCTAATCCACGATTTCCCACGCGGTGCGATAGCCGCCAATGCGCTTCACGTAGGTCAGCAGCTCCTTGAAAAAGGGATGGCTACTCAGCGTAGACGAATCCCCCACCAGCAACAGCTTTCGGCGAGAGCGGGTCATGCCCACGTTCATGCGGCGAATGTCCGCCAGAAAGCCAATTTCTCCGTGGTTATTGCTGCGCGTCAGTGAGATAGCAATGATGTCGCGCTCCTGGCCCTGAAACGAATCGACCGTGCCCACGCTCAATATGCGGTTTTGCAACAAGCCGCTAAGCGCCTCGCTCTCCTCGATGGTGTCTTTCAAATAGTTGATCTGGGCACGGTAGGGCGCAATCACGCCGATAGAGAGGCGTTTTGACTCATCGTCGGCTGGGGTGTGCAGCGCTAGTAATTGGGTGAGTCGCTTCAGCAATAGGTCGGCTTCTTCCGGGTTGGCGGTGGAGCGACTTTCGGGAATGGTGATTTCAGAAAAGCCAAAACCGGCCGTGTCGAGAAACTCCACAGGCTGTTCGGACGCGAAACTCATGTCGAACGCACTCAGGTCGGCGTGGCGCACGCTAGGGTGCGCCTCTAACTGGCCGTTGTAGAAGTGCTCAGAGCTAAAACCCATGATGTGCTCATGCATGCGGTACTGCACCGTGAGCATGCGCGCCGTGGTCGGGTGGCGTTTGATGCACTTCTCAAACAGGGTCTCGCGCAGCCCTTCGCGGGCGGCTTTTTCGCTCTTGACAGTGGGGGGCAACTGGTGGTGGTCGCCAGCCAGGATCACCCGCTCGCCCTTGGCAATCGGTATCCAGCATCCGGGCTCCACGGCCTGAGCAGCTTCGTCGATGAAAACAGTCTCAAACGTGAGGTGCCTGATGCTGCGGTTGGCCGCGCCCACCAGGGTGCAGGTGATGACCTGCACCGAGTCGAGCACGTCGTCGGTCATAAAGCGCTCCAAATCGTCAGCCGCTTGATACAGCGCGCGCGCCTCTTCTTTCAGCAGCCGGCGCTGCTGACGTTGCTCAAAGCCAAAGTTGCGAACGTATTCGCTGGCGGTTTCGCGGTACTGGTCTGCAGTTTGGCGCATCGCCCGCATCTTGCTGTAGCTGCCATGGGCCATCACCCGGGCATCGAGGGTGTGCTTTAACAGCAGCTCTGACACGCGACTGGGGTTGCCCAGGCGGATCACGTTGACGCCGCGCTCGGCCAGCTTTTCGGTGAGCAGGTCTACCGCCGTGTTCGAGGGGGCGCACACCAACACCCGCCGCTCTCGCCGGGTGGTTTCCAGAATGGCTTGCACCAGCGTGGTGGTTTTGCCGGTTCCGGGAGGGCCGTGAATGATGGCCACATCTTGCGCGGCGACGACATGGCGCACCGCCGCCAGCTGCGACTCGTTCAGCGGGCTAGGGTAGAGCAGGTCGTCGGTCTTGGGCTCCCGAAAGCGCGGTTGCTGCGCGCCCAGCAGTACATCGCGTAGCTCGGCCAGCCGATCGCCACGGGCGCGGGTGACCTCAGCCAAAGCGCGCTCCATCTCGCGGTAACTCACTTCGTCAAAGGTGAGGTCGATGCCCAGCTTGCAGCCATCAAGCACCCAGTCGGGCAAGTCGGCCTTGTTGGTGGTGAGCGACAGCTTGTTACGCCGCACGCTGGTGATCACACCAGGGAGCGTGGGCTGGTCGTCCTTCGAGTGGCCCGGGAGATTGGCAAACAGCGACGCATTGCTTCCCACTTGAAACAAATGCAGGCCCTGCTGGCTAGGCGCGCGCTCCAACTCCAGCACCACTTTGCCCCCAAAGCCGGTGTCTTCGTTGGTAATGGTGACGGGGTACCAGGTGAGCCCACGCTTTTGGCGCTCTTGGATGCTGACCTTTGCGCTTTTGAGCTTGAATTGCGCCAGGTCTTCTTTCTGCTCCAGTTGCATGAGGGCCTGCACGCGGAGCAACTCTTGCTCAATAGTGCCACGATCGGTAGAAGGAGGGGCGGAGTCAACCGATGGAATAGATATTTGAAAGCTCCAAATTTTGAGAGGGCCCGGCACGTTAAGTCGTGCGGCAGTGTCTGGCGAGGTGCGAAAGAATATCAGCCCTTCCTTGTTGCCGATGGTGGAGGGGAACACGGGTGATTGGACTGACGTCAGAATTGCCCTATGAAAAATTTATGGATGCTGACACTGCTTTGGATGTTTACCGGCTCAATGGCGAAGGCGGCGAACGATGACATGCAGGCGATAAGAGGGTTTGCCATTGACCGCACGGAAGTGAGCATCGCGCAGTTTGCGCGCTATGTGCAGGCCACAGGGATCTTCACCACTGCCGAAAGGGCAGGAGGCGGCAGCACCTATGAGGGTGGTTGGGTGCAACGCAAAGGATGGACTTGGCGCACTCCTTACGGTGTTCCTGCAAACGACAGAGAACCCGCGGTGCACATCACGTTCAATGAGGCCAAAGCATATTGCCAATGGGCGGGTAAGCGGCTTCCCAATGACGCCGAATGGATGGAGGCGGCTTACATTGAACGACGGGCTACTCCCACTGCTGGTTTTGTGAAAGACACGCGCTACCCGTATCCAACTGGAATCAGCCCTGAAGGCGCCAACTGCCTGGGAGATTGCGGTAGCACAAAGACCCTTGCAGCTTATGCTGGTGGCTTGGTCACCTCCAGAGGCGGTGGCCATGTGTTGACCGGAACCACGCGAACAGGCGTCAATGGCCTATGGGACATGGGCGGCAATGCATGGGAGTGGACAGATGACGGTAAGCCTCCGGCGGCAGATACCGATCGCCCAACGCGCGGCGGCTCCCGGTGGTACGGAGCCGCCCAGATGCATCGCGATCATCTGCAAACGAAACCGGCCTCCACGGCGGTTGTTTACATCGGCTTCAGGTGTGCAAAAAGTTTGCCGTAGTACCTTCGGTACCAAGGTCACAACCACTGGTTAGTGGTCGCCTTGCGACCCAAAGCAGTCCTAAGCCTCTGCGAACTAATCACTCTAAAGCAGACATTGGCATCGATAAATTTACTACCAGCAATTTCGAGAACTGAGCACTCTAAGCAGTCCAGTTGGGCATTTGTACTGTCGCGAGTTTTGCAGGATGTTGGGCGGGCGCAGAGCGGCATCTTCCCGCATCACGGTACTTAACGTTAGGGCGTGTCACATTCTTTTTTTTAAAAGAAATGTCTAGCCCTTGCGTTTGTAATGCGAGGGTCCTCCGATCGATCCGCTCACCTCAAGTCAAACGGCTACTTTAGAAATAAGCTATAAATCCGGCTACAGACCGACAAATCGGCAACTAGGGAGCGGATATATGAAGAAGCGGTTATCCAATGCAGCCTGCACGCCGCTTGTAGGGTGTAGCACTACAGAAGTGATTCGTGCACTTGACGTGACAGCAGGGCAGCAGCTCGTTGCTTTGAAAAAGACCCGTGACAACGATGCTCTGAGTGCATCTGAGTAAGACTCATAGTGTCTGAGACTCATCAACAACGTTGAATAAAAGAGCCTCCATGCAGCACGCATGCACTCTTGGCTTGGGATTGCTCGTTATCGCGTTGCTGGCAGTAACTGGTTGCGCCAGAAGTAGCAAAGCTCCCTGGCAAGCATTGACCGAAATTACCAAAAGCCAAGATATCAACGGCTTGGTCAGTACAAAACTTGCGGGCGCTTTGTCTGGCGATGACTTTGAGTCGTTGAGCAATACCATTGTGAAACGCCTCAACTAAGACTGCGACCTTTCCTATGTTGAATTTTTTCCATTGGGAAGATGTGGGATCTGACTTCCCTTTCTACCGCGACTCCCCCAGTTCCCTCACCTTCCGCCAGTGGTGGCTAGTAGTTGCTGCGACAGCAGCGGCATTCATGGCTTTGGCCTTGACCGCCACCTTGTCAGGGGCCGGACTTTTCTGGCCTTTTCTTCCAGCCATTGGGCTGGCGGCTATCCCGCTTCTGGCTCTAGCGCGAGTAGCACCTGAGCACTGGACCTGCCTTTTCGGCCGGGTGGGCTTACGAGAGGTGCGGCTGATGCTGGGTTTTGCTCTGCTCAACATCGTTATCACTATGGGTCTGGGGGCCATCGTGCTGGCGCTCGGCCATACGTCTTCCAATTCAGCCACTTCGCAGTTGGGTTCGCTGGACGCTTTAGAGCTCATCGCTTTTTTTGCCAAAACGCTGCCGCAACTGCTCGGCGAGGAACTCATTACGATCCTGCCGTTCCTGGCTCTTCTTCATTGGCTCACGCAAAGCCTGCAATGGGGGCGCAAAACCGCTATCGTGGCCGTGTGGGTACTTACCTCGGTCATGTTCGGACTGCTTCACCTGCCTACGTATGACTGGAATTGGCTGCAGTGCATAGTTGTCATCGGCGGTGCCCGTATGGTGTTGACACTGCCCTGGATCATGACCAAGAACCTCTGGGTCTCCACCGGCGCTCACATCACCAATGACTGGATCTTGTTTGGCGTGGGCGTGTTGGGCGCAGGTTTGGCTGGCAAGGTTTAAGCAGCGAATGCAGTGAGAAAGGGTCGGCGATGAGCCATAAAAACATTGAGATGTTGGCAGAAAAATTGGCCGCCGGGCGGGCAATGCGCAAGCAAACCAATCGCCAGTCACACCTGGGCACGAGTGACGCCTTTGTTACCGCCCTGACTCGTCACGCAAGCGCGTATGCGGATCAGGTCCATCGAGATTTCGAGGTTTTCCGCACAAATTTGAGCGTTTGAGCCTCCCTTTTTTCATCTTGCCTACCCTGAAACCTATGAACAATATCTTCAGCAAAGCTACCTCTGCACTTCCCGGCCTTCTCGTGGCCGGATTGCTTGCCACTTCGACGGTTCACGCCGGAGGCGTTCTCACCGATGTCCCCGCTCTGGGCTATTCGCCCCAGAACATGGACAAGACGGTCGACCCGCGTCAGGACTTTTTCCGCTATGCCGCTGGCAACTGGCTCAAAAATACTGAAATTGCCCCCAGCGACCCTGATGTCGGCGGCTTTACGCTGCTAGCGCGCAACCTTGACAAACAACTGCTGACGCTCATCAAGGCTTCCGCTGCCGAAACCAACGCGCCCAAGGGCTCAGCGCGTCAGCAAGTCGGCGATTTTTACAAGGCGGCCATGGACGATGCCCGTCGGGACGCCCTTGGAGTCAAACCGTTGGAGGCAGACTTGCAGCGCATCGCAGCAGCGGGCGGAACTCCGGCTGACTACGGCCGTCTTGCCGGCCGTTTGCAGGATGGGGTTGGCGGGTCCCCATTGATCATGATCGCCGCCATGCCGGATGCCAAGGACAGCAACACCACCGTCATGGTGTTGCTACCCGGTGGGCAGTTGCTCGAACAGGATGAGTACTCCAAGCCCGAACATCAGAAGCTGCGCGAAACCTATCGCCAGTACGTGGTGTCGATGTTGAATGGGATCGGTGATCCGGTCGATACAGCCCGAAGCAATGCATCCAAAATTCTGGCCATGGAGGCAAAGGTTGCGGGGTCCATGATGTCGCCTCTGCAGATGCGGGATCCGGCCAACACCTACAACATGATGACGCTGGACCAAGCGCAGGCGTTAATCCCGGCGCTCGACCTCCGAGCCTTCCTGAAAGTGCAAGGGATCGCCGCGCCCAAAAAGGTGCAGGTAGTCGATATCAACGCCTTGAAGGCGCTGCAGAGAATGCTGACCGAGCTGCCGGTCGGCGATGTAAAGCAATTGCTTCGTTGGTTCTTGTTGGCCAGCCGCGCTTCGGAGCTGGGGCGGCCCTACCGGCTAGTCGAAGAAGAATTTTCGCGGACACGCAGGGGCCTCAAAACTTCCCCGGAGCAGGAGCGCGTGGTCACGCAGCAGATCGGAGCGCAGCTGTACCACCCTTTGTCGCAGTTGTATGTGCAGGCTTATTTTCCTGACTCCACCCGGCGCGAAATCACCGAGATGGTCGGGCATATCAAGGACGAGTTTGCCACCCGCCTTCGCAGCAACACGTGGCTGGACGACGCAACCCGCCGTGCAGCGCTTGAGAAGCTCGGGAAAATCGACATTCAGGTGGGCTACCCCAGTGGTTGGGTCGATTTCAGCTCGCTAGACATTCGCCCTGACGACCACTTTGGCAACGTGCAGCGTGCCAACCGCTTTGCTTTTCAGCGCGATATGGCGCGGGTTGACAAACCCGTTCTCAAGAATCGCTTTGCCGTAGCGACCAAGACGACCCCGATTGCGGTGAACTCGGCTTACAACTTCACCACCAACACCATCGACATCACGGCAGCCATCCTCCAGCCGCCGTTCTACAAGCCCGGTGCCGACGTCGCCGCCAATTACTGCGCCATAGGCGGGGTGATCGGCCATGAGATCACCCATGGTTTTGACAGTCTGGGGCGCCAGTACGATCCGCGCGGAAACCTGCGCAACTGGTGGACGCCGAAGGCTGATAAAGAGTTCAAGCAGCGCACCGATGTGCTGGTTGAGCAGTACAGCCAATACGTCGTCCCTGCAAAATTCACTTCAAGCCACCCCCCAGCGCCGATCTGAGCCTTGCAGTCGGTTGAGGCCGATGATTTTGGCCAATTTCTCAAACAAGCCCGTCAAACCGCTCACCTGCAGCAGGCACAACAAAAGGCCCAGGCCTTTCCGGGCGATCATCCGCAGCAGCCAGCGGATGTTGTAGCCCGCCGCGCACAGCACCGCGTGCAGTGCATCGCCTGCTGAGCCTTTGAGGTGGCAGCGGTCCATGCGGTGATCCGCTTTGAGGTGCCCGATGATCGGCTCGATCGCTTGGCGCCGTTTGAGCAGTCTGCGCTCTTCATCGGTCAACCGCTTGTCCTTGCCCCGGTGTTTGATCTCAATGTCCGGGTTGTCTTTGTCCACACCCCGGTAGCCCAAGTCTGCGTACACCACCTCGGGCTTGACCCCCAAGCCTTGCATCAGGATAGCGCTTTGCTCGATCTGCTCGTGCATGGTGTGCCCGTCATACGGGTTACCGGGAAAGCTCCTGGCTCCCACGATCAAATTGCCCTTGAGCGTCATGGCCAGACCCACCTTCACGCCGAACTCGTACGGATTGCGGCTCTTGCCTTTTGAGATGCACTCCACCTCGGGCGCATGCCAGCTGTAGAGCTTGGCGCGGTTGTCCACTGCCTTGCGACTGCCGGTCTGCGTGACCAAGCGTTTGGCCTTGTCCAAGGTCTGGCCCAAGGTCTCTTGTATGGCTTGGCTGAGCGTGGTCATCTTGCGAGCCACCTCGCGCTGCAGCCGTCCAACGATGGTGCGCTGGCGTTTGATGGCTTTGCGCATGCGCTTGAACTGGCGGGCATGGGCATAGCGCCCAGCCTTGTAGCCCAGCAGTTGGCCTTCTTTGGCGTAGGTCTGTTTGAGCTCGATGCCATTGGCTTTGGCCAACTCGACCACCTTGGATCGGGCGGTCTCCAGCAGCTTGCTGTCGGTGGGATGTGCCACAGCTTTTTCTTGCACCGTGGAGTCCACGATCATGCGGGTCAATTCTTTCTTGGCAATCAGCTTGAGGGTGACCGCCACTTCCATGGTGCGGGCCAGCAGTTCTTCCACGCCTTCTTCGCCCAGAGCTTTACGAAAGCGCCCCAGTTGTGTCGGGTCGCACGGCCACTGGTGTTCAAAGTATTCGTTGCCAGAAAAGTACTGCCAAGTGGGGGTCTCACCCCAGCGCTGGATCACGTCCTCGTCGCTCTCATTGAACGCATGCTTGAGGTACAGCAAGGCAACCATTAACCGGGTGGGCAGACGGGGACGGCCGGCATTGGAGACGCCGCCACCGGCAACGGCCGAGACCGGACCAAACAAGTCCAAGTCTTCTATCTTCTTGCCAGACTTGACCTGGCGTGCCCAGCGCTGGACGAGGGAGGCTTCGATCTCTTGCCAAGGCATGCGGTTAGCAAGCACCGCCAGAGGGTGGCGCAAATCGATCATCTGATCCAGGCGGTTGCGGAAAAAGTCATCGGTCATGGCGCTGCTTTCAAAAACTCCCAGAAAACAGACTCCATTGAATATCTATTTGAGAGTTCTGACCATCCGGAATCACCCCAGATCACAAGCGTTCATGCGGGTTGCAGGGGTTTTGCAGGGACAACCAATACGAAATTCTTCCGGGCCTGATGCACAACGGCGCCATGACCGTCACAGAGAATACCGCTGACTTGGGTGGCATCACGCTCGCCCATGCAGCCTTGAAGCGCTTTCTGGCGAAGAACCCCACCCAAGACGTCGATGGGCTGAATGCTGACCAACGGTGCTTTGTAGCCTGGTCGCAAATGTGGGCCTACAAGGGGCGTTCGGAACGATTGCGGTTTCTGGTGTCTGTAGATGTCCACGCTATCGCGTCGGTGCGCGCCATCGCACCGCTGCTGCACCTTGATGCGTTCCACCAGGCTTTCGGTACCCGCCCGGGCGACGCTATGTGGCGCGCGCCGGAGAAGCGGCTGCGCATCTGGTAAGCCCCGCTCAATGACATCTTCATTCGTCCAATCAAAACTCTCTGGAGTTCTTCATCATGGCTAAAGCATTACTTTTTCTTCTGGCTGCAAGTCTGCCCATCGCAGCCCTAGCTAATGACCTTACGCTGTCCTGCCAGGGTCAAGGCGCGGTCATGGCCACCCAGACCACCACGGTGAACCAATTTCAACCGGGCAATCCCGGACACAATAAGACGGGTGTGGTAACCACCCAGACACGGCGGCCCTACACTGGCACGGGGACGGTAGAAATCAAAACAGGCACGGCTCGCATGCGTGTACCCGATGCCATGGTGCCCGCCTTGATGAGTGGTGGTACCGAAGGCTGGTACCCCATAGAAGAGTTGAATATGGGCGAGAAAGAGATCACGGGCGTGGTGCATATCAATTTCCTCAGTCAACCCAAAATGCGGATTGATCGCATCAACGGAAAAATTACGCTCGTAGGCGGTGCCGGCGACTTCTCGGGTGACTGTAGTGCGGTCGATACCAACGCAAAACCCAAATTCTGAGTACTGGATTGGCAATGCATACCTTGTTCTCCCGAATGGCGGCCTTGGCTGCCGGCGCCTCGCTGTTGCTGCTGGCTGGGTGCGCCGCACCACCGTTGCCCAAAAGTATCCCTATTAATAAGCTGGCAGCCCAGCAAGGGGTGAGCTTGCAGCGCACACTGCCCGAAGTCTTGCCTGACAAGTCGACACCCATACCGCATAGCCAGTTTGTACTGATCCCCGGTGAGAGTGCTGCCGGGATGTTGATGCCGATCCCATTTGTGAGCGGTGCGATTGGCGCGGCGATTGACCGCAGCACGGCTGAGTCCTTTGAATCCAGTTACGGGCAAGTATCGCCTTACAACATTGCACTTGCAGAAATGCGGGGCAGCCCCTTCTTTAAGGAGACGGACGGGGGCTTCCAATTGCAGCCATTTGCCTTCATTACCGAATGCGTGGACGACAAGTACCGGATTGCCATGGTGTTTCAAGTGGAAGGATCCGGATGGACCGGGCGGTATATGTACCACTTGCCTACGCCCTACAACGTAGCAGAGTTTAAATCGCCACCCCCCCAGCTTCTGGCTGCCTTGCGGGCGGAGTTGGTCACAGGTGCCAAGGTATTGCGCCAGACCATGGAGCGCATAGCGCGGGGTGAGCTGGAGTCACGGGGGGTGACGGCCGAGCTGGGCAGTTTGCACTTGGTGGGTGGAAAGGCGGCAGGCTTGGTTTTCCCCACGCTGTTGGTGTCCAAGGATGCCGACCTGCTAGAAGAAGCTGCCAGTCATGTTGTGGTGCGTATGTCAGGGGACGTGTCCAAAGCCGGTACGTTGGGCGGTCTGTTTTTCGGGGTGCACTATTTACAGAAATCCCAGCTGCACACCTTTAAAAAGTTCTGAGCCTGCCAAAGCAGCGCGGTCGGTGTCAGACCAGAGCGCTGCTGCGAAGGTCGTAATCGCTAAAGTGGCCGCGGTAATTTTTGAGCAACTCTGTGCAGAAGCACAGGTTACTTAGTCGTCCCTGCAAAATTCACTTCAAGCCACCCCCCAGCGCCGATCTGAGCCTTGCAGTCGGTTGAGGCCGATGATTTTGGCCAATTTCTCAAACAAGCCCGTCAAACCGCTCACCTGCAGCAGGCACAACAAAAGGCCCAGGCCTTTCCGGGCGATCATCCGCAGCAGCCAGCGGATGTTGTAGCCCGCCGCGCACAGCACCGCGTGCAGTGCATCGCCTGCTGAGCCTTTGAGGTGGCAGCGGTCCAT from the Rhodoferax potami genome contains:
- a CDS encoding IS5 family transposase; translated protein: MTDDFFRNRLDQMIDLRHPLAVLANRMPWQEIEASLVQRWARQVKSGKKIEDLDLFGPVSAVAGGGVSNAGRPRLPTRLMVALLYLKHAFNESDEDVIQRWGETPTWQYFSGNEYFEHQWPCDPTQLGRFRKALGEEGVEELLARTMEVAVTLKLIAKKELTRMIVDSTVQEKAVAHPTDSKLLETARSKVVELAKANGIELKQTYAKEGQLLGYKAGRYAHARQFKRMRKAIKRQRTIVGRLQREVARKMTTLSQAIQETLGQTLDKAKRLVTQTGSRKAVDNRAKLYSWHAPEVECISKGKSRNPYEFGVKVGLAMTLKGNLIVGARSFPGNPYDGHTMHEQIEQSAILMQGLGVKPEVVYADLGYRGVDKDNPDIEIKHRGKDKRLTDEERRLLKRRQAIEPIIGHLKADHRMDRCHLKGSAGDALHAVLCAAGYNIRWLLRMIARKGLGLLLCLLQVSGLTGLFEKLAKIIGLNRLQGSDRRWGVA
- a CDS encoding M13-type metalloendopeptidase, whose protein sequence is MHNGAMTVTENTADLGGITLAHAALKRFLAKNPTQDVDGLNADQRCFVAWSQMWAYKGRSERLRFLVSVDVHAIASVRAIAPLLHLDAFHQAFGTRPGDAMWRAPEKRLRIW